A section of the Capra hircus breed San Clemente chromosome 23, ASM170441v1, whole genome shotgun sequence genome encodes:
- the LOC102181348 gene encoding histone H1.4-like, translating into MSETVPAAPPAPSTAEKTLGKKKARKSTNAAKRKASGPSVSELITKAVAASKERSGVSLAALKKALAATGYDVEKNNSRIKLGLKSLVSKGTLVQTKGTGASGSFKLNKKAATGETKPKAKKAGAAKPKKAAGAAKKPKKATGVATPKKTAKTTLKKAKTATGAKKVAKSPKKVKTAKPKAAKNPVKAKVHKPKVAKLKAVQPKKATPRK; encoded by the coding sequence ATGTCTGAAACTGTACCTGCCGCTCCACCTGCTCCTTCTACTGCGGAGAAGACACTTGGGAAGAAAAAGGCCCGCAAGTCCACCAATGCTGCGAAGCGTAAGGCGTCCGGGCCCTCGGTGTCCGAGCTCATCACCAAGGCTGTCGCCGCCTCCAAGGAGCGCAGCGGCGTGTCTCTGGCTGCGCTCAAAAAGGCACTGGCGGCCACTGGCTACGATGTGGAAAAGAACAACAGCCGCATCAAGCTGGGTCTCAAGAGCCTGGTAAGCAAGGGCACCCTGGTGCAGACCAAGGGCACCGGGGCTTCCGGCTCTTTCAAGCTCAACAAGAAGGCAGCCACCGGGGAGACCAAGCCCAAGGCGAAGAAGGCGGGCGCGGCCAAACCCAAGAAGGCTGCTGGGGCGGCTAAGAAGCCCAAGAAAGCCACGGGTGTGGCCACCCCGAAGAAAACCGCTAAGACGACCTTGAAGAAGGCGAAAACTGCTACTGGGGCTAAGAAAGTGGCCAAAAGCCCGAAAAAGGTAAAGACAGCCAAGCCAAAGGCAGCCAAGAATCCAGTCAAGGCTAAAGTTCATAAGCCCAAGGTAGCCAAGCTTAAAGCTGTCCAGCCGAAAAAGGCGACCCCCAGAAAGTAG
- the LOC108633408 gene encoding histone H3.1, with protein sequence MARTKQTARKSTGGKAPRKQLATKAARKSAPATGGVKKPHRYRPGTVALREIRRYQKSTELLIRKLPFQRLVREIAQDFKTDLRFQSSAVMALQEACEAYLVGLFEDTNLCAIHAKRVTIMPKDIQLARRIRGERA encoded by the coding sequence ATGGCTCGCACTAAGCAGACCGCTCGCAAGTCCACTGGTGGTAAGGCGCCGCGCAAGCAGCTCGCCACCAAGGCGGCCCGCAAGAGCGCGCCGGCCACCGGCGGCGTGAAGAAGCCGCACCGCTACCGGCCCGGCACGGTAGCTCTGCGCGAGATCCGCCGCTACCAGAAGTCCACGGAGCTGCTGATCCGCAAGCTGCCGTTCCAGCGGCTGGTGCGCGAGATCGCACAGGACTTCAAGACCGACCTGCGCTTCCAAAGCTCGGCGGTGATGGCGCTACAGGAAGCGTGCGAAGCCTATCTGGTGGGGCTCTTCGAGGATACCAACCTGTGTGCCATCCACGCCAAGCGCGTCACCATCATGCCCAAGGACATCCAGCTTGCCCGCCGCATCCGCGGGGAGAGGGCGTAG